Proteins encoded by one window of Aptenodytes patagonicus chromosome 9, bAptPat1.pri.cur, whole genome shotgun sequence:
- the RHOG gene encoding rho-related GTP-binding protein RhoG: MQTIKCVVVGDGAVGKTCLLISYTTNAFPEEYIPTVFDNYSAQMTVDGRTVSLNLWDTAGQEEYDRLRTLSYPQTNVFVICFSIGSPSSYANVRHKWHPEVSHHCPNVPILLVGTKRDLRNDLETVKKLKEQSLAPTTPQQGTSLAKQIGAVKYLECSALNQEGVREVFAEAVRAVLYPVTKKNTRKCVLL, translated from the coding sequence ATGCAGACTATAAAGTGTGTAGTTGTTGGAGATGGTGCTGTGGGAAAAACTTGTCTTCTCATCAGCTATACCACCAATGCCTTCCCAGAAGAGTACATCCCTACTGTGTTTGACAACTACAGTGCCCAAATGACTGTTGATGGCCGGACAGTTAGCCTGAATCTCTGGGACACTGCAGGCCAGGAGGAATATGACCGCCTGCGTACGCTCTCGTATCCTCAAACCAATGTATTCGTCATCTGTTTCTCCATCGGTAGCCCCTCTTCCTATGCAAATGTGAGGCACAAATGGCATCCTGAAGTTTCTCACCACTGTCCAAATGTTCCCATTCTTTTAGTGGGCACGAAGAGAGACTTGAGAAATGACCTGGAAACAGTTAAAAAGTTGAAAGAGCAAAGCTTGGCTCCTACTACCCCACAGCAGGGGACTTCACTGGCTAAGCAAATCGGAGCAGTCAAATATTTGGAGTGCTCAGCGCTGAATCAGGAGGGTGTTCGGGAGGTGTTTGCTGAAGCTGTGCGTGCGGTTCTGTATCCTGTGACAAAGAAGAACACAAGAAAATGTGTCTTATTGTAG